The following coding sequences lie in one Arachis ipaensis cultivar K30076 chromosome B05, Araip1.1, whole genome shotgun sequence genomic window:
- the LOC107642013 gene encoding transcription factor BPE-like isoform X2 has product MVSTSSANDLARREKINERMKILQDLVPGCNKVIGKALVLDKIINYIQSLQRQVEFLSMKLEAVNSRLSMNPTIDGFSSKDHPL; this is encoded by the exons ATGGTTTCCACCAGTTCTGCCAACGACTTG GCAAGAAGAGAAAAGATCAATGAGAGGATGAAAATTCTTCAGGATTTGGTCCCAGGGTGTAACAAG gtAATTGGTAAAGCTCTTGTCCTAGATAAAATCATCAATTATATTCAGTCACTACAGCGACAAGTTGAG TTCCTGTCAATGAAGCTTGAGGCAGTTAATTCAAGATTGAGCATGAACCCTACAATTGATGGGTTCTCTTCAAAAGAT CACCCATTATAG
- the LOC107642013 gene encoding transcription factor BPE-like isoform X1 → MVSTSSANDLARREKINERMKILQDLVPGCNKVIGKALVLDKIINYIQSLQRQVEFLSMKLEAVNSRLSMNPTIDGFSSKDVSLSTLIWQSY, encoded by the exons ATGGTTTCCACCAGTTCTGCCAACGACTTG GCAAGAAGAGAAAAGATCAATGAGAGGATGAAAATTCTTCAGGATTTGGTCCCAGGGTGTAACAAG gtAATTGGTAAAGCTCTTGTCCTAGATAAAATCATCAATTATATTCAGTCACTACAGCGACAAGTTGAG TTCCTGTCAATGAAGCTTGAGGCAGTTAATTCAAGATTGAGCATGAACCCTACAATTGATGGGTTCTCTTCAAAAGATGTTAGTTTATCAACTTTAATCTGGCAATCATATTAG